ACTCTCCAAACCGATGATGCGGCGAGTTGAGATCGCGATCGCCGTCAAGTTGTGTCGTAGATCGCACAAATCTCCAATCAGCCTCACTAGAACTCCATCAATCTATCACGACCGAGCCACCCGAAATTGGTCATACTAGAAATTAGGGTGTCTCACGCAAGTGCTAACGAGATATGAACGCTGCCATTTACTTAGCATCAATCCCTTACGTGGCTCAAGTGGCTGAACAAGTGTTCAAATCGCGCCAATTGACCCGCCAACATCAATATCTGTTAACGTTGTTGCTACAGGACTTTGCTCTGAGCAGCCAAGAACTGGATCTCATTGAACAAATCTCTCAAGCCGTGAATTGTGGCAAGGTTCGCCTGGTGGATTAAGTTCTCTAATAAATAAATATGCCGAAATCGGGTGAAATTGCAAGAGTGAATCGCGAATGCGCTAGCCTAGTGTTATTCGCTTGTCAAGGTTTATCCAATGAGTTTGGAACGCATTCAGCTTAACCTCAGACTCGATCGCCATCCAGAGTTATTTGATGCTCTCAAAGAAGTCTCTGAAACGACAGGAGTCAGCATCAATAGCTTTGCGATTCATGCGCTTAAAGCTAGTTTAGGGTTGGAAGTCTCAACGACTCAACCGGGCAGTTCGTCCGAACTTGCCAGTTTAGCCGCTAAAGTAGAAGCCCTAGAAAAGCGCTTAGAAATGCATCACCAGGTTTTAGAACGTTTGGCTGTAACGCCAATGGTACTTTAAATCCTTAAAGTCGGTTGCTATGTTGCTTTTAGAGAATCATGAACCCTGAGAGTCAATTCGATTGGTCTTTCCCTGCTGAGTTGATAGAACGCATTCAGAACGCAGCCGCAATTGAACAGATTGACGCTAAAGATTGGGTGATTCAAGCCTGTGAAGCACGCTTGCAGGTTTCCCAACCCACTGCGCCAAACCCACCCGATCGCGCGTCTAGGCTCGATTACGAGTCCGTTCGCGCCATTTTAGATCGAAAGTTTCCCAAAAATCGAATATCCCAAGGCGAGTTAGACCGCTGGCTGATGATCTACCTGGCGGTTTGGGATTCTCAAGAAGTACAACCCCCTCAATAACGATCTGAGTTCATCTCCATACCCATCTGCTGAATTAGCATCCGTCCCTTGTAGCGTAAAGGCTAGAGCCATTTTTAGACGGTTGGGTTCTCTGGGGAAGTTCGCTTTGTATAGCACGAATATTTACAGAGATCTCTCCCTTTAGGAGGTAGTTTACTCTACCCTTTAGGCGACATGATGAGAGACAGATGGAGACTTCATTACTGAAGACGGGCCGGCCCTGGCGGGGTCGGTTTTTTTTTACCGGGGGGAGAACCCAATGGGGCAAGATTTGCCTAGTATAGAGAAGCTGCGCTGATTGACGCGTATATGAAGCCTTTTGTTCTCAAAGCACCGTTTCAACCCACAGGCGATCAACCCAGTGCGATCGCGCAATTAACCCAAGGTTTGCAAGCTGGCGATCGCTTTCAGACCCTTCTCGGCGCGACGGGTACCGGGAAAACCTACACGATCGCCAGTACCATCGCTCGTATTGGCAAACCTACTCTCGTCTTAGCGCACAATAAGACCCTGGCGGCGCAGTTGTGTAATGAGTTGCGCGAGTTCTTCCCAGAAAACGCGGTGGAATACTTCATTAGCTATTACGACTACTACCAGCCAGAGGCGTATATCCCGGTTAGCGATACCTATATTGAAAAGACGGCTTCCATTAACGATGAGATTGATATGCTGCGCCACTCGGCGACGCGATCGCTATTTGAACGCCGAGATGCGATCGTGGTAGCCTCCATTAGCTGCATTTACGGCTTGGGGATGCCTTCAGAATACCTGAAAGCCTCCATCCCCCTGCGGATGGGGAAAGAACTCAACCAGCGCGAACTGCTGCGCGATCTGGCCTCGATTCAATATAGCCGCAACGATATGGAAATGGGGCGCGGTAAATTCCGGGTACGCGGCGATGTCCTGGAAATTGGGCCCGCCTACGAGGATCGGATCGTGCGCGTCGAGTTCTTTGGGGACGAAATTGAGGCTATTCGCTATGTTGACCCCGTAACTGGGGAAATTCTCCAAAGTATGGATGCGTTAAATATCTACCCAGCGCGTCACTTTGTCACCCCAGAGGAACGCTTAGAAGAGGCGTGTTATGCCATTGAAGCCGAACTCAAAGAACGGTTGATTCAGCTCGAAAGCGAAGGGAAACTCTTAGAAGCACAGCGTTTAGAACAGCGCACCAAATACGATTTAGAATTGCTGCGCGAGGTGGGATATTGTAATGGCGTAGAAAACTATTCGCGCCATCTCGCCGGACGCCAAGCCGGAGAACCGCCGGAATGTTTAATTGATTATTTTCCTAAAGATTGGCTATTGGTGATTGATGAATCTCACGTCACTATTCCCCAAATTCGCGGGATGTACAATGGCGACCAATCTCGCAAGCGGGTATTAATCGATCATGGATTTCGTTTACCTTCAGCAGCGGATAATCGTCCGTTGAAAGCAGAAGAGTTTTGGACGAAGGTGAATCAATGCATCTTCGTTTCCGCAACGCCGGGAAATTGGGAAATTGAACAATCAGACGGTCGCATTGTGGAACAGGTGATTCGTCCAACCGGGGTAATCGATCCAGAGATTTTTGTCCGTCCTACAGAGGGTCAGGTGGATGACCTTTTAGGGGAAATCAAAGAACGAATCAAACGCGACGAACGGGTAATGGTGACAACCCTAACGAAGCGGATGGCGGAGGATTTAACGGAATATTTACAAGAACGCGGAATTAAGGTTCGCTATCTCCATTCCGAGATTCAATCGATTGAACGGATTGAAATTATTCAAGCGTTACGAAATGGCGAGTTTGATGTCTTAATTGGGGTGAATTTACTCCGAGAAGGTTTAGATTTACCGGAAGTCTCCCTAGTGGCAATTTTAGATGCAGATAAGGAAGGGTTTTTGCGGGCCGAACGGTCGTTAATTCAAACTATTGGACGCGCAGCGCGTCACGTCCGGGGTCAGGCAATTCTCTATGGGGATAATCTGACCGATAGCATGATTAAAGCGATGGAAGAAACGGAACGACGGCGCGGAATTCAGACCGCTTATAATAAGTTGCATGGGATTACGCCGCAACCGATTATTAAAAAGGCGAGTAATTCTATTCTGGCGTTTCTGGATGTGTCGCGGCGCTTGAATGCTCAACAGTTGGAGGTGGTTTACGAACAAGCGGATGAGTTACCTCTAGAAGAGATTCCCCAACTGGTGACGCAGCTAGAAGCGAAGATGAAGGAAGCGGCGAAAAATCTGGAGTTTGAGGAGGCGGCGAAATATCGCGATCGCATTAAGCATCTTCGCGATAAACTTTTGGGCCGTTAGAAAACTCAGGAAAAGTAGGAAGCCGATTAACCCTGGTGTTGGGTTTCCTACGTCAACCCAACCTACTGTAGCTTTTGGGCCGTTAAGGGATTTAGGATATTTTACTTTATTGTCGGGAAGACTCTGGACTTTGTTCTGTAGGAGATTCTAGCTTAAGGAAGCGTTTTGCTTCCTTGAGCCGGTAAAATGACAGAGGGGAAGAAGAATTTTGCGCTTCTAGTTGGGCAATGAGATGATCTAAAATTAGAATTTCTGCATCAGCCCGACTGCAAAGTTCTTTTATCTTAGTAGAAGTTTGTTTAACGTTTTCAATGTTTGGAAAAGGTGACTGCTGAGTCATAATAAGTTAAAATTTCTCCTTTCTTCTTGAATGGTAGCTTCTGTGGCTTCTATGGTGGCTTGTGCCATCTCTATTGAACGATTGAGCAACTCCAGCATAGCAGGATCGGGAGTGGGTTGTGACTCAGCAATGCGTACTAGCAGTGTCGAAAATCGCGAGTAGTAAAGATTTGCTTTTTCGCGAACATGATCAAGGTCTTCTAAAACAATTAAAGTGGTTTCTGTTTCTCCGTACTGTTGGAAAATTTGAAACCCTGTGATGGAGGATTGATGGATGACCTCTAAAAGCTGTCGCTGTAATTCTAAAACTGTTGTAACTACGTCTATGGGTAACTGTGCCATGTTTGATCGTTTTGAAGCGAAGAATGCGATCGCTCTAGCTTAAACCTATAGTATATTTTGAAACATTATTTTTACTCAATCAATCAAAAAATTATAACTGCCAACCGACTAGGGTCAGCAGTCAATCTAAAAAAATA
The Desertifilum tharense IPPAS B-1220 genome window above contains:
- the uvrB gene encoding excinuclease ABC subunit UvrB; the encoded protein is MKPFVLKAPFQPTGDQPSAIAQLTQGLQAGDRFQTLLGATGTGKTYTIASTIARIGKPTLVLAHNKTLAAQLCNELREFFPENAVEYFISYYDYYQPEAYIPVSDTYIEKTASINDEIDMLRHSATRSLFERRDAIVVASISCIYGLGMPSEYLKASIPLRMGKELNQRELLRDLASIQYSRNDMEMGRGKFRVRGDVLEIGPAYEDRIVRVEFFGDEIEAIRYVDPVTGEILQSMDALNIYPARHFVTPEERLEEACYAIEAELKERLIQLESEGKLLEAQRLEQRTKYDLELLREVGYCNGVENYSRHLAGRQAGEPPECLIDYFPKDWLLVIDESHVTIPQIRGMYNGDQSRKRVLIDHGFRLPSAADNRPLKAEEFWTKVNQCIFVSATPGNWEIEQSDGRIVEQVIRPTGVIDPEIFVRPTEGQVDDLLGEIKERIKRDERVMVTTLTKRMAEDLTEYLQERGIKVRYLHSEIQSIERIEIIQALRNGEFDVLIGVNLLREGLDLPEVSLVAILDADKEGFLRAERSLIQTIGRAARHVRGQAILYGDNLTDSMIKAMEETERRRGIQTAYNKLHGITPQPIIKKASNSILAFLDVSRRLNAQQLEVVYEQADELPLEEIPQLVTQLEAKMKEAAKNLEFEEAAKYRDRIKHLRDKLLGR